A region of the Micropterus dolomieu isolate WLL.071019.BEF.003 ecotype Adirondacks linkage group LG10, ASM2129224v1, whole genome shotgun sequence genome:
CAACAAAGTGCTGATTGTGGGTGCTGGTCAGGCTGCAATGATCccacacacagaggaagaagcAAGCTGCAAACCTCTCTTCTCTGGAGTCAAATACTGCACCAAAACACTTTATGCTAACACTGGTGATAAGACTGCTGTTCCCTACTTCCCCCTGAATGGAGAGACAAAGTAAGTTTGAAGAATCTGTGATTACTTTATCACTGTTAATACCACCGATTGCAACATACTGAATGATTATCAAGAAATAGTAATTTGATGGTGTCGCGCCTGTATTATGTGACATATATCAGTTTGATAGAGGATGTTGGTTGGAAATGGAATAATGTGGTGAGGGAGAGCTGAAAAGGAGATGTGTTGAATGAAGGTATGAATAGTCAAAGCATCAGTTTATCATTCATGTCACTTTGAATTTTAAATTTCTTCCCTCATTCATATTTGCTTTCATGTAAAATCAGTTGCATCTTAACTTTCAGTtggtattactattattagttggatttgtatgtgtatatgtactgGTATGCCATTTGGTATGGACATAAATACTGTTAAGTAAAATTTGATACACAAATacttaaataatacaaatacaaaatacatcacAAATACTAATCATAGAAGATTTATATGAAAACTTAGACTTAAACTTTGTTCTTTTCATCCTAGGTTTGCTGTGGACATCCAGCCTTCTAAAGAGGTCTCTGAGTACACAGCCACCATCACCTATAAACTCCTCAGCGAAGGAAATGACGGCTACCAGAAGGTTGATTCTCTGAAGCTGGCCCTAAGAGCTGAAGGTATGAgcatcttattttgaaaaaaaaattataagtGTGCCAtaagctttttatttatttttaaggctTTCATACATTAGTAATCATGTTATACTTTTTCTAACTTTGTGGCTTTAGGTGCTAAGCCCACCGAGGCATCAGCCACTATGAAATACAACAGGAACAGGAATGTCTTCACCACCCAAATCCAGATACCTGACTTTGATGTTGAGGCCGGAGTTAAGGTTGGCATGACCGACAGTGCCAAAGGCAAATCCATTACCCTTGAGATCTCCAACAAGAACGTGCCCCAGCTCTCTCTGATTGGCCGTGCCAAGTGAGTCTACCCAGCTAAAATCTAACTGTACTGTTCCATTTACGTAACAGTCTTAATGCAAATTCTATGATATACAGACATTGAAtcaattctgtttttttatcacAGGCTTCAGGCCATGACTGATGGCATGCTGCAGGTTCAGCTGTTAGTCCCCTCACTCAAGACTGATGCTGCCATCGCTGCTACCATGAGCAAAGCTGATGGACTCACCTTGGAGATCAAAAGTGATGTCAAGCTCCCCGAGACCTCCTCCATTCAGGCAGTCACATTCAAATATGGTACGTCTGTATAAGAAAAGAATGCTTGTGGACTTCAGAGATTGACAGTTTCAGGCATTTGTCCAAACACtttctcaaatgtaaaagtaaaatgctAAATGCTTTGTATCTCAGGTGAAGACCAGGCTGAGGTTCAGCTGATGTCCAACATGAATGCTGATACTAAGATCCTGGTGCGTTACACTGAAGCCCTCCAGTTCGGGTTCTTGATGTTTGTGGGGGATGTCATGGACCAGCAGGTTGTCAAGACTGACATGAAACTCCGTCATATCTTCAACAAGGCAGTTGAGGTAAAAATATTACAATCATAATGACTATTTTGGCagattttgacttttatttagTTCTTCCGGACTAAGCATGaaatattctgtgttttttcaacAGGCCGGTAACATCTGGATGGACAAGATCTCAACTGATGTTCCCTATGTTGAAACTCTGAAGAACAGAATTGCAAATGTGGAAATGCCCTCCATGCCTGAAAACCTATTCATGAACCTGTAAGTAAACCCCACATCTAACCATAATAactatttttcatatttattatcAGAAAATTTCAGCTTTATTCtgattaaattataaaataagtaCAACAAACATTGACTCACCAGTTGAATGtctatttttaatttaacaaatattATGCTCATCATTTCACCAGTGAAAGCACATTCAAATACCAGTTCAACCAGGACCGTTTGACCATCAGCATCCCTCTGCCTCTTGGAGGCAAATCCTCTGAGGAATTGAGGATACCTCCAATGGTCACCTCTCCACGCTTCTATGTGCCTCAACTGGGCATGGACTTTGCCACACAGGAGATCCAAATCCCCACTTTTACCATTCCTTCTGAATATGACCTCACCCTGCCTCTGATGGGAATGGTGGAAGTGTCTTCCAAAGTCAACAGCAACTATTATAACTGGGAGGCAACAGTGTCTGCTGGTAACAACACTGTAGAGTCTCCTAGCTACTTGGCCAAGTTCAGGATCCTGGCTGACAGTCCAATCAAACTTCTCTCCTTCTCTACTGAGGGTAATTTAatctttaattattaattagaaAAATGATACAATTGTTTATTAACACAAGTGAAAAAAGAATACTGATACTAATTAATATTTCactattttgtctgttttaaaggAGCTACAAAAATTACAGACTCAGCAGAGAAAACGATGAAATTCACCATTGAGGGTTCCCTGAACCATATGCTCATGAACACAGGTTTTAATGTGCTGGAAACCATTGCTGTCACAGACAGTGCAATGTCAACAGGAAGGTACAACGTGTATGCACTTTCCCCTCTGGGTCTGGACACTTCTCTGACTATTACCACCCAGGTCGTGTTGGACTCAAACCAGCTCTCTGGAGATGTCAACACAGACGGACGTGTGACTGTTGGACCCATGACTGCAAGCACCACCTATCTCCATACCTTCTCTGTTAAGCCAGCAAAGAAAGAAGCTAAACTGGAGAGTACACTGAGGGTAAACTCTGAAATCCTGAAGGTTGTGAACAAGATCAAGGCATCGTATGAAAAAGAGGAACTTCTGATTGAATCTAACACCAACATCAACAGTGACCCTATCAAGCACACCACCAAACTGAATCTTAGCTACAAGCATGTCAAGCTTACCATGCAGTCTGACTCTGTGACCAAGGCAGATGAGCGAATGCTTCGTAGCCAGATGGAGTTATCTGCCTCTGGAGGACAGGCCAGCCTCAGGATAGAGAATCAAGCTGATGACTCAGAGAACCGTGCCTACTCTTTGCTCACTGGGTCCATGAACCCCTCCGGCTTGGAGATCAATGCTGATGCCTCCTTGAACATCTTTTCAACCATTGCCTCTCACAAGGCAACCTTGGCCCTGAACACGAATGGCCTGACCACCAGCTGTACAACAACTGCTCAGCACAGCCCAATGACCTTTGAGAATGTTTTCCATGGAGGAGTTGACACCTCTGGCGCCACCATGTCTCTCACCACCAAGGGAGCCATTAAAGAGAACAAAGCTGAGCTCAATTTTGAGGGAAAGATTGCAAGCACAGAAGTGTATCTCAACAGCATCTTTAAGGGTAACTTCTTTGACACCAACACCAGGAATAGAGTGAACCTCAGACTCAATGAAGATGGCTTGATCCTCTCCAACAACATAGTTGGATCTCTCAACGAAATGAGGACTGAAAATACCCACTCACTGTCTCTTACACTGAGATCTTTTACCCTCCGCTCCAAGACTGACAACTTCCTTGACAAGAGGAACTCCTATATGCATGACATCACAGTTAACATGGAGCGATTTACTGCATTGGTTAATGTTAAAAATGACCTGAAGATCATGGAGATTAACTTTGTGAATGATGTCCAGTTCAAGGCAGAGCCCTACAACATGGAGCTGACTGGAACAATGATGGGAATCTTCTCAGAGGAAGAACTCAAGCACACTTATGAAGTCAAGTTTGTTGACATGGTCCTCTCTACGAAGTGTAATACTAATGGTAAACTCCTGGGAACTCACATGACACATACCACTGATATGGAGGTTGCAGGTCTGACCATGAAGTTCAACAATGTGGCTAACTTCAACTCACCATCTCTTCGTCTGGACAGCACAGTCAAAACTGTTGCTGCACCCTTCACTCTGAATATTGATGCCATTTTCAACTCAAATGGTGCAGTGTATTTGTATGGACAGCAGAGCGGCGAACTATACAGCAAGTTCCTCCTGAAAGCAGAACCCCTGCTGTTCACAAATTCATTTGAGTACAGAGCTTCATCCACCCATGAACTGGAAGGCAGACCCACTATCAAGACCAATATGGACAACAAGGTCAACAGCATGCTGAGCCTCCAAGATCAAAGTGTCACACTGAAGATGACATCCAAAGTAAACGAGCACACTTTTGAACAAGAACTGAGTGCCTATAACAATGCAGAGAGAATGGGTGTTGAGATGGCAGGAAAGGTCTCAACTCCGGCCAGTCAAGATTACACCATCTCTGGATTTGTGAAATATGACAAGAACAGTGACAGCCACTTCATCCAGATCCCATTCGTTGAGCATCTGCCTGCAGTTATTGACAACGTAAAGGCTACAGTAATGAGGCTGATGGACCACAGCATTGAGATGCTGAAAGACATCAACACCAAGTATGAGATCAGTGCCAAGTTTCAGAACAAAGTGTCAGAACTGAAGGAGGTCATTGACAACTTTGATTTCAACCTCTTTGTCCAAGACTTGAGAAAGTTTATCAACTCTGCGGAAAACGTCATGATCAACCTGACAACCAAGTTCCCAACTGACAAAGTCATGAATATGCTGAAATCAATCAAGGATGCTATCATGGCTTGGATCCAGAAGCATAACATTGCTAACAACTTCAATGTAATTTATGCCAAAATGGAGGAGATCCTATCCAGTTTTGAGGTTGAGAAGATGATTGGTGCCATGATGGATGAGgttgttaaaatgatgaagCAGTATCAAGTGAGGGAAAAGATTCAGTCTGCTACCGCTGCTCTCAAGTCAATTAAAATCCAGCCTTTGCTCAAAAGAGTTATGGTACCTGTTCAGGATCTTGTGAATGAACTGTATTCCTTTGACTTGAAACAGCTGATTGATGACATGAGTGACTACTTCATGAGAATGGCCCAGAAAATCAAATCATTTGATTATGACACATTCACTATGGAGCTGAAAGATAAAGTGGCAGACATGAGCCAGATTCCCTGTTTTGGAAAACTCTACGGAGAGTTCAGATTAACCTCACCTTATTACAGTATCAGAACCACTGCTGACCTGGAGAACACCACATCAGTCATGCCAGAGTTCAAAATGAACCTTAACTCACAGGCTACATCTACTTTGAAAGTCCTTGACTTCACTGTGGATGCAAGTGCTCTTTTGTCTGCACCAAAAATGAGTCACCTGTCCATCTCTGAGAACATCAAAGTTGCCCAGTCAGTTTTTACACTTGACCACAAAGGAACAATCACTCTCAATGGCCTGACAGCTGAAGGTTCTGCTGAAACTACTGCAAATATCAACAGTGAGCTCTATGTTGCAGAGCTTGTCAATAATGCATTATTTGCCATGGAAAATGGTGTTTCTGCCAATGTGGAAACTGGTTACAAACATGACTTCAACATGCCAACCATTAACATCTTCAGTGAAACATCAATGAATCAAAAGACAGTTTTGCGTCTTGAGGATGGCACTGCCCGTCTGACCATTAATAATCTGGCTGGTGGAAAATATGCAGTTCAGGACTTCTCAGATGAGGCAAACCACAAGAGTGACATGGAGGTGGTCATGGATCTCCACACATCTAGAGTGACTTTCACTGGGGCAACAGGCAGCAGCAACTTCAAAATGAATCAAAATGTGGTTGCAGATATATGCATTTTCCGGCACATAATTATTGACGCCAAGGTTGAGACAGAAACACCTGTCATGAAGGCCAGCGTTGCAGAGATGAAGTTCCAGGCTAAGACTGAAGATATGCAAATTGATTTCACTGCCTCTCACAATGCAGAGTTAGCTGGACAGGTTGAAGGCACTCTCTTAAGCTCTGTGCTTGCTTTGGTCTCACCTAGTGAGCTTATGTTTGAAACCAAGAACAAGGGAAATGCAAAGGTTGCCCTTCCATTCAGTCTGTCTGGAAAGATGGATCTCCAGAATGACATCTCTTTTACCCTAAACTCTGAAGTGCAGCAAGGTAGCTGGACAGGTCTGGCTAGATTCAACCAGTACAAATACTCCCATCACTTCGCAATGGATAATGGCGACAGAGAAATTAACATCATTTCCCAGATTAATGGAGAAGCAGATCT
Encoded here:
- the LOC123977719 gene encoding apolipoprotein B-100-like; its protein translation is MGGTKLCLLLLLGTYTLAQQDVGGVEEQSPVCHLAKRFKNFRRFVYNYEAETFNGVNGATDNKSGPKVSCKVEVDVPQTCSFILRTTECSLSEISGVDGEGNPEYQPAAGAHAFNAAMAKNPLKITVEGQTDVKLYPEDDEPVNILNIKRGIVSALIVPVMEEEMNKKMSTVHGVCSTDFIVNARQDIATDVTISRDLSKCDWFFARRQDTSPLALISGMNYPLSKMISSTQTCNYKFDNQKKHMTSGTCTEKHIFLPLSHQNEYGISAIVKQTVTLTETAKINDRIFDRNEDNLRYLSLDVADDKYPVQTKDAAIATMQQLKTLTQRNHGEERASLFRQLVSELRGLKVEVLGSATTEMMDMSSALTWQALAQCGTPECTSAMLKLLRTSDDAALEVDAVVYALGLLPNPSRLMVKDILAMAQHKQSKPIMFALSNAVRKLHEAEGVTPEITAVSEFMASLLGADCSGEKDLTFLTLRVVGNMGNAVEAADPAVKTILLKCMRQPATTLSVQLAAIQAFRRMSVTDEVRANLQRVCQYPKGAVQKRLAAYLILMRNPQDSDIEIVKKLLNQEQNVQVKAFVTSHIYNIISSTDSETQKLGKKIMDALQDTDVATHSDYTTQSRNYKLGVAYESMLAGIQGNIVFDPSSQLPREVLLETTLKAFGYNMDIWEVGMDGRGFEPTLDALFGKNGFFPDTVSKALYWAEDKMPPKIKEVLEKWVAPMKSEGQKVPENLVREIVRNFNKLVKDLQSQESPEAMAYLRIMGAELGYIKGNELKNIAENAKMFSEVIMNMIPLSAMAKLISRTDNEIYAHYIFMDNKFIMPTASGLPLTFAMSGTFTPGAKGGLRITPNMKELLFMPSVGVEFVTQMGVHVPEFVVSTVEMHTNMYHESALNAKITMEENEIKLSIPAPQGTTKLFSVSNKVLIVGAGQAAMIPHTEEEASCKPLFSGVKYCTKTLYANTGDKTAVPYFPLNGETKFAVDIQPSKEVSEYTATITYKLLSEGNDGYQKVDSLKLALRAEGAKPTEASATMKYNRNRNVFTTQIQIPDFDVEAGVKVGMTDSAKGKSITLEISNKNVPQLSLIGRAKLQAMTDGMLQVQLLVPSLKTDAAIAATMSKADGLTLEIKSDVKLPETSSIQAVTFKYGEDQAEVQLMSNMNADTKILVRYTEALQFGFLMFVGDVMDQQVVKTDMKLRHIFNKAVEAGNIWMDKISTDVPYVETLKNRIANVEMPSMPENLFMNLESTFKYQFNQDRLTISIPLPLGGKSSEELRIPPMVTSPRFYVPQLGMDFATQEIQIPTFTIPSEYDLTLPLMGMVEVSSKVNSNYYNWEATVSAGNNTVESPSYLAKFRILADSPIKLLSFSTEGATKITDSAEKTMKFTIEGSLNHMLMNTGFNVLETIAVTDSAMSTGRYNVYALSPLGLDTSLTITTQVVLDSNQLSGDVNTDGRVTVGPMTASTTYLHTFSVKPAKKEAKLESTLRVNSEILKVVNKIKASYEKEELLIESNTNINSDPIKHTTKLNLSYKHVKLTMQSDSVTKADERMLRSQMELSASGGQASLRIENQADDSENRAYSLLTGSMNPSGLEINADASLNIFSTIASHKATLALNTNGLTTSCTTTAQHSPMTFENVFHGGVDTSGATMSLTTKGAIKENKAELNFEGKIASTEVYLNSIFKGNFFDTNTRNRVNLRLNEDGLILSNNIVGSLNEMRTENTHSLSLTLRSFTLRSKTDNFLDKRNSYMHDITVNMERFTALVNVKNDLKIMEINFVNDVQFKAEPYNMELTGTMMGIFSEEELKHTYEVKFVDMVLSTKCNTNGKLLGTHMTHTTDMEVAGLTMKFNNVANFNSPSLRLDSTVKTVAAPFTLNIDAIFNSNGAVYLYGQQSGELYSKFLLKAEPLLFTNSFEYRASSTHELEGRPTIKTNMDNKVNSMLSLQDQSVTLKMTSKVNEHTFEQELSAYNNAERMGVEMAGKVSTPASQDYTISGFVKYDKNSDSHFIQIPFVEHLPAVIDNVKATVMRLMDHSIEMLKDINTKYEISAKFQNKVSELKEVIDNFDFNLFVQDLRKFINSAENVMINLTTKFPTDKVMNMLKSIKDAIMAWIQKHNIANNFNVIYAKMEEILSSFEVEKMIGAMMDEVVKMMKQYQVREKIQSATAALKSIKIQPLLKRVMVPVQDLVNELYSFDLKQLIDDMSDYFMRMAQKIKSFDYDTFTMELKDKVADMSQIPCFGKLYGEFRLTSPYYSIRTTADLENTTSVMPEFKMNLNSQATSTLKVLDFTVDASALLSAPKMSHLSISENIKVAQSVFTLDHKGTITLNGLTAEGSAETTANINSELYVAELVNNALFAMENGVSANVETGYKHDFNMPTINIFSETSMNQKTVLRLEDGTARLTINNLAGGKYAVQDFSDEANHKSDMEVVMDLHTSRVTFTGATGSSNFKMNQNVVADICIFRHIIIDAKVETETPVMKASVAEMKFQAKTEDMQIDFTASHNAELAGQVEGTLLSSVLALVSPSELMFETKNKGNAKVALPFSLSGKMDLQNDISFTLNSEVQQGSWTGLARFNQYKYSHHFAMDNGDREINIISQINGEADLDVLKKLITIPEITVPFVGMKTPRVEDYSLWEDTGLSNLLTTTQQTFDMNSKVKYMKNPEMITIDINVDPIINVINKNVKTLHKKVLIGKDKAAAILATSYDNAKAEYEKYSIDLPKTITVPAYKVPVINVEVSTFTIPLPDFSLITMPALHVPSALSKLTLPKITVPKIQSIKIPIMGDLTYEFSIKTAMITLKTDASILNQDSIIFKIHSSSSSECEFLTGKIEGNTNVNTVDGFKIASVLSVKHSMLEGNHDSAIILSYGNVDTSITNSAKITLPDLTMEIYQEITGNPEQGLVVSMSTPSAGLIALQMQTKRPALVKARLYGRYPSEPTTDIDILGLKMSVMNSEKLNLQTTWNMEMPYELMLGLKEQVPTVMKMVSDPAVRTYNEIHRRTRSLEVSFEQAREQGKVMFKRAVDNLAAVNPSSFMTTVTDKTILILREYQKKVEIVLDAVVKFLRETRFQIPGYEERLSGLEVYQKLSAFVADVSEEAVQKIPEYFASMFTGVLDYFKAIEFTLPGSNHVVSAREILDDLFVALRKIQDQVIVTVRKLGNIQLEDIVNKLSAFVQFTTEQSEKFLQTLKSQNVEKLSTFVTDVYNDAINSPVLADIAKQVKQAHRIVMEYLNAVRAKFQNILADMSSEQLKSDIQSWIDLLVKRVNAFHNNVIKTLKEKSKSVEPFVRVGDRQMEVDIPLPFVAKFN